A genomic region of Thermotoga sp. contains the following coding sequences:
- a CDS encoding site-2 protease family protein, whose amino-acid sequence MRMVVPTLSNILTGFLAVLIVAMPREYVKGIMAYKLGDPTPKQAGRLSLNPFVHLDPVGTISFILFEFGWSRPVPVRYWKLKNKKKDLLKISILGPLTSFLLFFLCGFTASKLPRESFWWFLMVKAAKYNLTYALFSLFPIPPLDGSRILASLLPDRYMEWLIKYEVYGILFMLALLVLWIIPLVMNPFVTFIDNLVQMIVR is encoded by the coding sequence ATGAGGATGGTCGTACCAACGTTGAGCAACATCCTTACGGGGTTCCTCGCTGTTCTCATCGTTGCGATGCCAAGGGAGTATGTGAAAGGGATTATGGCTTACAAACTCGGTGATCCTACCCCGAAACAGGCAGGGAGATTGTCTTTGAATCCCTTTGTTCATCTGGATCCGGTGGGGACGATTTCTTTCATTCTGTTCGAGTTCGGATGGTCCAGGCCAGTTCCTGTTCGCTACTGGAAGCTAAAGAACAAGAAGAAAGACCTTCTGAAGATATCCATCCTCGGCCCTCTGACGAGTTTTCTGCTGTTTTTTCTTTGTGGATTCACAGCCTCGAAATTGCCTAGAGAGAGTTTCTGGTGGTTTCTAATGGTGAAAGCCGCCAAATACAATCTCACCTACGCTCTGTTTTCACTCTTTCCAATACCACCTCTCGATGGAAGCAGAATTCTAGCTTCGCTCCTTCCCGACAGGTACATGGAATGGCTGATAAAATACGAAGTGTACGGGATACTGTTCATGCTAGCTCTTTTGGTTCTCTGGATCATACCGCTCGTTATGAATCCGTTTGTGACGTTCATAGACAACCTTGTTCAGATGATTGTGAGGTGA